The following are from one region of the Candidatus Acidulodesulfobacterium ferriphilum genome:
- a CDS encoding site-specific integrase, translating to MGIFRRKGSEFYWMDIIANGKRYRESTKSKNKKQAEAVYANRYSEIVNGKTIKNAEPEAKENRFTFAELAEKYLAWVYGKQVSYGNKKSAINCFFMNRFKYLDDIKIYDIEKLQSELIAKGYQKSYINKTFSVFKHMFTKALDWEMIDESALQRVRRVKNLTGTNKILRYLTKEEIEVLISNCPPHLKPIVLVALNTGMRKSEILHLTWDRVDLKNRLILLDRTKNGERREIPMNNLTVKLFSSLPRHLRVPYVFYNNKQKPYKNVTEGFQSALKKSGIKNFRFHDLRHTFASILVMAGVDISSVSELLGHTSIKMTQRYAHLSPAHLRKAVDIFENVTFLSQFEEKGKVEDL from the coding sequence ATGGGCATCTTCAGACGAAAAGGGTCGGAATTTTACTGGATGGATATAATCGCAAACGGTAAAAGATACAGGGAGTCCACGAAGTCCAAAAACAAAAAACAAGCCGAAGCGGTTTACGCAAACAGGTACTCTGAAATCGTAAACGGAAAAACGATTAAAAATGCCGAACCTGAGGCAAAGGAAAACAGATTCACCTTTGCGGAGCTTGCGGAAAAATATTTGGCGTGGGTTTACGGAAAACAGGTATCGTACGGCAATAAAAAATCCGCTATAAATTGCTTTTTTATGAACAGGTTTAAATATTTAGACGATATTAAAATATACGATATAGAAAAGCTGCAAAGCGAATTAATCGCAAAGGGGTATCAAAAATCCTATATAAATAAAACGTTTTCGGTATTTAAGCATATGTTTACGAAAGCGTTAGACTGGGAAATGATCGACGAAAGCGCTTTGCAAAGGGTAAGAAGGGTTAAAAACCTAACCGGCACAAATAAAATCCTAAGGTATCTGACCAAAGAAGAAATAGAAGTCTTAATCTCAAACTGTCCGCCGCATTTAAAACCGATAGTTTTAGTGGCTTTAAATACCGGTATGCGTAAATCGGAAATCCTGCACTTGACATGGGACAGGGTGGATTTAAAAAACAGATTAATTTTACTCGACAGGACAAAAAACGGCGAAAGGCGGGAAATACCGATGAATAATTTAACGGTTAAACTATTTAGCTCTTTGCCGAGGCATCTGCGCGTTCCTTACGTATTTTATAATAATAAACAAAAGCCTTACAAGAACGTTACGGAAGGGTTTCAAAGCGCGTTAAAAAAGTCCGGCATAAAGAATTTCAGGTTCCACGATTTGAGGCATACGTTTGCTTCGATACTCGTTATGGCGGGAGTCGATATTAGCTCGGTTTCGGAACTGCTCGGGCATACGAGCATTAAGATGACGCAAAGATATGCTCATCTGTCGCCTGCGCACCTGAGAAAAGCCGTAGATATTTTTGAAAATGTCACATTTTTGTCACAGTTTGAGGAAAAGGGAAAAGTTGAAGATTTATAA
- a CDS encoding prepilin-type N-terminal cleavage/methylation domain-containing protein has protein sequence MNINRLKGKKGFTLIELLIVIAIIGILAAIAIPTYLSYVNRAA, from the coding sequence ATGAACATTAACAGACTTAAAGGCAAAAAAGGTTTCACCCTTATCGAGCTTTTAATCGTCATCGCCATTATAGGTATCTTGGCGGCGATAGCGATTCCTACGTATTTAAGCTACGTCAATAGGGCAGCCTAA